One Bacillus amyloliquefaciens DSM 7 = ATCC 23350 DNA window includes the following coding sequences:
- the cobA gene encoding uroporphyrinogen-III C-methyltransferase — MKNGIVYFVGAGPGDPGLITVKGKQALEKAEIILYDRLANPKFLEYASPECRFIYCGKLPDRHFMKQSEINALLIEKAAEGFTVVRLKGGDPSVFGRVGEEAEALHQHGIRYEMVPGITSGIAAPMYAGVPVTHRDFASSFAMITAHDKSLQGRPNLDWEGLARSVQTLVFYMGVKNLSFICRKLMEYGKSPSVPVLVIQWGTWGRQRSIKGTLHDIHEKVQSRKITNPAIIVIGDIVNFQTHSWFESKPFIGRHIMVVTHGDAEHTLTDKLREYGADVIEWPKRIIKKMPVNETILKQIGTFEHIFFTSRLAVCEFFDTLAFNQIDIRRVTANLNAATEAAQKELEKRGFLLSEYQSDSPHSLIVGSRQAAVNMPDSESCPFYVTHEHIADERFTSMIERTISESPLQMIICPDKEAAQHLISAGKEIGISPNPSANRPPVVCMGEDVPAGYGFTAVKNQEQLFAFIRNEMKEVLLHS; from the coding sequence ATGAAAAACGGAATCGTATATTTTGTCGGTGCAGGACCCGGAGACCCGGGGCTGATCACCGTAAAAGGAAAACAGGCTCTGGAGAAAGCGGAGATCATTTTGTATGACCGGCTCGCAAACCCAAAGTTTCTTGAATATGCCTCACCGGAATGCCGGTTCATCTATTGCGGAAAGCTGCCCGACCGCCATTTTATGAAACAGTCGGAGATCAATGCCCTGCTGATTGAAAAAGCGGCGGAGGGCTTCACCGTAGTCCGCTTGAAAGGCGGAGATCCAAGTGTGTTCGGCAGAGTCGGCGAAGAAGCAGAGGCGCTTCATCAGCACGGCATCCGCTACGAAATGGTGCCCGGCATCACCTCGGGAATCGCAGCGCCGATGTATGCGGGAGTCCCTGTCACCCATCGTGATTTCGCTTCGTCCTTCGCCATGATTACCGCTCATGATAAATCATTACAAGGCAGGCCGAATCTTGACTGGGAAGGGCTTGCCAGAAGCGTTCAAACGCTTGTGTTTTACATGGGCGTTAAAAATCTGTCATTTATATGCCGGAAGCTTATGGAGTACGGAAAATCCCCTTCCGTCCCTGTACTCGTCATTCAATGGGGAACATGGGGGCGGCAGCGGAGCATAAAAGGAACGCTTCACGATATCCATGAAAAAGTACAAAGCCGTAAAATCACCAACCCTGCCATTATTGTCATCGGAGATATCGTGAATTTTCAAACACATAGCTGGTTTGAAAGCAAACCGTTCATCGGCCGGCATATCATGGTGGTCACCCATGGCGATGCTGAACATACATTGACAGACAAGCTGCGGGAGTATGGCGCCGATGTTATCGAATGGCCGAAGCGGATCATTAAAAAAATGCCGGTCAACGAAACCATCCTAAAACAGATCGGCACCTTTGAACATATCTTTTTCACATCACGCCTTGCCGTCTGTGAATTCTTTGACACATTGGCTTTCAACCAAATCGACATCCGCCGGGTGACCGCAAACCTGAATGCAGCGACTGAAGCGGCACAGAAGGAACTTGAAAAACGGGGCTTCCTCCTATCAGAATATCAAAGTGATTCTCCGCATTCACTCATTGTAGGGAGCCGTCAAGCGGCAGTAAACATGCCAGACTCAGAATCATGCCCGTTTTATGTCACCCATGAACATATTGCAGATGAGCGGTTCACTTCCATGATCGAACGCACGATCAGTGAGTCCCCTCTGCAAATGATTATCTGTCCGGACAAAGAAGCCGCTCAGCATTTGATCAGCGCGGGAAAAGAGATCGGCATATCACCGAACCCGTCGGCAAACCGCCCTCCTGTCGTCTGCATGGGCGAAGACGTGCCCGCCGGTTACGGATTTACCGCCGTGAAAAATCAGGAACAATTATTTGCGTTTATACGAAATGAAATGAAAGAAGTGCTCCTTCACAGCTGA
- the nirD gene encoding nitrite reductase small subunit NirD, translating to MVNKDMTKVCIGRLNELPEKLGKTVYVEDKELAVFKLSDGSVRAVENRCPHKGGVLAEGIISGEYVFCPMHDWKISLEDGKVQEPDHGCIKTYDTLIEGENVYLLY from the coding sequence ATGGTTAATAAAGATATGACAAAGGTTTGCATAGGCAGATTAAACGAATTACCTGAGAAATTAGGAAAAACCGTATATGTAGAAGATAAAGAGCTTGCCGTATTTAAGCTTTCCGACGGAAGCGTCCGAGCCGTGGAAAACCGCTGTCCTCATAAAGGCGGCGTCCTGGCTGAAGGCATCATCAGCGGAGAATACGTTTTCTGCCCGATGCATGACTGGAAAATCTCCTTAGAAGACGGAAAAGTCCAAGAGCCGGATCATGGCTGTATCAAAACATACGATACATTGATCGAAGGAGAGAATGTATACCTCCTGTATTGA
- the nasD gene encoding NADPH-nitrite reductase, with protein MGKKQLVLVGNGMAGVRAIEEILRVSKDEFEITIFGAEPHPNYNRILLSKVLQGDTDIKDITLNDWDWYKENNIQLHTGETVIKVNPESKTVITDADRIQPYDELILATGSVPFILPIPGADKQGVTAFRDIKDTDTMLAASKQYKKAAVIGGGLLGLEAARGLLNLGMDVSVIHLAPFLMERQLDAAAGRLLQNELEKQGMTFLLEKQTEEILGTDSVEGVRFKDGTIIEADLVVMAVGIRPNTQLGAESGIPVNRGIIVNDYMQTEIPHIYAVGECAEHRGIAYGLVAPLYEQAKVLAKHICGIETKPYEGSVLSTQLKVSGVEVFSAGDFNESEDKKAIKVFDEQDGIYKKIVLRGNQIVGAVLFGDSSEGGRLFSMIQKEADISETSKISILQPLDQEAGTSMTAAMSDDEIICGCNGVSKGAIIQAIQEKGCTSTDEIKACTGASRSCGGCKPLVEDILQYTLGSEFDASAQKEAICGCTSLSRDEVVEEIKAKGLSHTREIMNVLGWKTPEGCSKCRPALNYYLGMINPATYEDDRTSRFVNERMHANIQKDGTYSVVPRMYGGVTNSTDLRKIADVVDKYEIPLVKMTGGQRIDLIGVKKEDLPKVWAELDMPSGYAYGKTLRTVKTCVGEQFCRFGTQDSMALGIALEKKFEGLNTPHKVKMAVSACPRNCAESGIKDLGVVGIDGGWELYVGGNGGTHLRAGDLLMKVKTNEEVLEYAGAYLQYYRETANYLERTSAWLERVGLSHVQSVLNDPEKRQELNDRMNETLSVHKDPWQYFLNDKKASKDLFENVVTTS; from the coding sequence ATGGGAAAAAAACAGCTAGTCCTTGTTGGAAATGGAATGGCCGGGGTAAGAGCAATTGAAGAAATACTGCGTGTTTCAAAAGACGAATTCGAGATTACTATATTCGGGGCCGAACCTCATCCCAACTATAACCGAATCCTTCTGTCAAAAGTGCTGCAAGGCGATACAGATATTAAAGATATTACGTTAAACGATTGGGACTGGTACAAAGAAAACAACATTCAGCTGCATACCGGTGAAACAGTCATCAAAGTGAACCCGGAAAGCAAAACCGTCATCACAGATGCAGACAGAATCCAGCCTTACGATGAACTCATCCTGGCGACAGGCTCCGTACCTTTTATCCTACCGATTCCGGGCGCGGATAAACAAGGTGTCACTGCTTTCCGGGATATTAAAGATACAGACACGATGCTCGCCGCGTCAAAACAATATAAAAAAGCAGCCGTCATCGGCGGAGGACTGCTGGGTTTGGAAGCCGCGCGGGGACTGCTGAATCTCGGCATGGACGTGTCCGTCATCCACCTCGCCCCATTCCTGATGGAACGCCAGCTTGATGCAGCGGCAGGACGCCTGCTGCAAAACGAATTAGAAAAACAGGGCATGACCTTTTTACTTGAAAAGCAAACTGAAGAAATCCTCGGCACTGACAGTGTTGAAGGCGTACGCTTTAAAGACGGCACAATCATTGAAGCTGATTTAGTCGTCATGGCCGTCGGCATCCGCCCGAATACACAGCTTGGCGCAGAAAGCGGCATTCCGGTTAACCGCGGCATCATTGTCAATGATTATATGCAAACTGAAATCCCGCACATTTACGCGGTCGGCGAATGTGCCGAGCACCGCGGAATCGCATACGGACTTGTGGCGCCGCTCTATGAACAGGCGAAAGTGCTCGCAAAGCATATTTGCGGCATCGAAACAAAACCGTATGAAGGTTCCGTTCTCTCCACTCAATTAAAGGTATCAGGTGTCGAGGTGTTCTCTGCCGGTGACTTTAACGAATCAGAGGACAAAAAAGCGATTAAAGTGTTCGATGAACAGGATGGCATCTATAAAAAAATCGTCCTGAGAGGAAATCAAATTGTCGGTGCTGTTTTATTCGGCGACAGCAGCGAGGGCGGCCGCCTGTTTTCAATGATTCAAAAAGAAGCCGATATCTCCGAAACCTCCAAAATATCAATTTTACAGCCTCTTGATCAGGAAGCAGGTACAAGTATGACCGCGGCGATGAGCGACGATGAAATCATCTGCGGCTGCAACGGCGTATCAAAGGGCGCGATTATTCAAGCCATTCAGGAAAAAGGCTGCACATCCACGGACGAAATCAAAGCATGCACCGGGGCATCCCGCTCATGCGGAGGCTGTAAACCGCTCGTTGAAGACATTCTTCAATACACACTGGGATCAGAATTTGACGCATCCGCGCAAAAAGAAGCGATTTGCGGCTGCACCTCATTGTCGAGAGATGAAGTCGTAGAAGAAATCAAAGCCAAAGGGCTGTCACATACGAGAGAAATCATGAACGTGCTCGGCTGGAAAACGCCGGAAGGCTGCTCCAAATGCCGGCCTGCCCTCAACTACTACTTAGGCATGATCAATCCGGCTACGTACGAGGATGACAGAACTTCCCGATTTGTGAACGAACGGATGCACGCCAATATTCAAAAAGACGGAACATACTCCGTCGTTCCCCGGATGTACGGCGGTGTGACCAATTCCACAGATCTTCGCAAGATCGCCGATGTCGTCGACAAATACGAAATCCCGCTCGTGAAAATGACCGGCGGCCAGCGAATTGATCTCATCGGCGTGAAAAAAGAAGATCTTCCGAAAGTATGGGCCGAGCTTGATATGCCGTCAGGCTACGCGTACGGAAAAACGCTCCGCACGGTAAAAACGTGCGTAGGCGAACAATTCTGCCGCTTCGGCACGCAAGACTCCATGGCACTGGGCATTGCGCTGGAGAAAAAATTCGAAGGGCTCAATACACCTCATAAAGTCAAAATGGCCGTGTCTGCCTGCCCGCGGAACTGTGCGGAGTCCGGTATTAAAGACCTTGGCGTCGTCGGCATCGACGGCGGCTGGGAGCTTTATGTCGGCGGGAACGGCGGAACTCATTTGCGCGCCGGTGATTTGCTGATGAAAGTGAAAACAAATGAAGAAGTCTTAGAATACGCTGGTGCTTACCTTCAGTACTACAGAGAAACGGCAAACTATCTGGAGCGTACATCCGCATGGCTGGAGCGCGTCGGTTTATCTCATGTCCAATCCGTGTTAAACGATCCGGAAAAACGGCAGGAGCTCAATGACAGAATGAATGAGACACTCTCTGTCCATAAAGATCCGTGGCAATACTTCCTTAATGATAAAAAAGCTTCTAAAGATTTATTCGAAAATGTCGTCACGACTTCATAA
- a CDS encoding GTP-binding protein codes for MKKIPVTVLSGYLGAGKTTVLNHILQNRNGLKIAVIVNDMSEVNIDAGLVKQGGGLSRTDEKLVELSNGCICCTLREDLLVEVEKLAKDGRFDYIVIESTGISEPIPVAQTFSYIDEEMGIDLTAFCKLDTMVTVVDANRFWHDFQSGDSLLDRKEAAGEEDEREIADLLIDQIEFCDVLILNKRDMVGEKELEQLETVLRALQPRAKLIRSVRGEVSPECILNTGLFEFEEASSSAGWIKELTAGHEAHTPETEEYGITSFVYSRRLPFHTARFDSWLHQSMPDNIVRAKGIAWCATRNSLALLMSQAGPAVSIEPVSYWVAAMPKLEQEQIKQQEPEILEDWDAQFGDRHTNLVFIGTDLDQAAITKELDQCLLTPSEFDSDWSQLEDPFQWDIQRAE; via the coding sequence ATGAAAAAAATTCCGGTTACAGTATTAAGCGGCTATCTTGGTGCTGGAAAGACGACTGTTTTGAATCATATTTTACAAAATCGCAACGGTTTAAAAATTGCTGTCATCGTCAATGACATGAGCGAAGTAAACATAGACGCCGGCTTGGTGAAGCAGGGAGGCGGCTTATCACGGACAGATGAGAAACTTGTGGAATTATCCAACGGCTGTATCTGCTGCACGCTGCGTGAGGATCTATTAGTCGAGGTCGAGAAACTCGCCAAAGACGGCAGGTTTGATTACATCGTAATTGAATCAACAGGGATCAGCGAACCGATTCCCGTTGCCCAAACATTTTCTTACATAGATGAAGAAATGGGCATTGATCTGACAGCCTTCTGCAAGCTGGACACAATGGTGACTGTGGTGGATGCAAACCGCTTCTGGCATGATTTCCAGTCCGGTGACAGCCTCCTTGACCGTAAGGAAGCGGCGGGAGAAGAGGATGAACGAGAGATTGCTGATCTATTAATTGATCAAATCGAGTTTTGTGACGTTCTCATTTTAAATAAGCGCGACATGGTGGGCGAAAAAGAGCTTGAACAGCTTGAAACAGTTCTTCGTGCATTACAGCCCCGGGCCAAGCTGATCCGATCCGTCCGCGGAGAGGTGTCTCCCGAATGCATATTAAATACCGGTTTATTTGAGTTTGAGGAGGCAAGTTCATCTGCAGGATGGATAAAGGAGCTGACGGCAGGTCATGAGGCGCACACTCCGGAAACGGAAGAGTACGGAATCACTTCGTTTGTGTACTCGCGGCGTCTGCCGTTTCATACCGCTCGTTTTGACAGCTGGCTGCATCAATCAATGCCTGACAACATTGTACGCGCAAAAGGAATTGCATGGTGCGCAACCCGCAACAGCCTTGCGCTGCTGATGTCTCAGGCAGGTCCGGCAGTCTCGATTGAGCCTGTTTCTTATTGGGTGGCGGCGATGCCGAAACTTGAGCAGGAGCAGATCAAACAGCAGGAACCGGAAATTCTGGAGGATTGGGACGCTCAATTCGGAGACCGCCATACGAATCTGGTGTTTATCGGAACTGATTTAGATCAAGCAGCCATCACAAAGGAATTAGATCAGTGTCTGCTGACACCGTCTGAGTTCGATTCTGACTGGTCGCAGCTTGAAGATCCTTTTCAATGGGACATTCAGCGGGCTGAATAA
- a CDS encoding zinc-dependent alcohol dehydrogenase, translating into MKALTYQGKEHIEVKEVPAPSIQDERDVIVRITATGICGSDLHLYKNGIPADPGYIVGHEPMGIVEETGSQVKRLKKGDRVVIPFNIGCGECHYCKHQMESQCDESNPNPHTDAGGLFGFSEFNGNYPGGQAEYLRVPFADFSSFLVPADSGLEDEQVLLLSDVMPTAFWSVQHSGVKKGDTVVILGSGPIGLMAQKFAWKKGAKRVIAVDQVPQRLEHARRTNGAETFNFSEHDEIGKLLHEQTSGGADVVIDCVGMDGTPLSKEKAEQKPNQFGTISPILTASEAVKKFGTVQLTGAYISEADGFPLGDFFTRNVSLKMGQAPVIHLMPMLYQMVEQNEIDPTDIITHKMSLAEAPAAYDIFDKKEDGNIKVILKP; encoded by the coding sequence GTGAAAGCACTGACATACCAAGGGAAAGAACATATAGAAGTGAAAGAAGTCCCGGCACCCTCCATTCAAGACGAGAGAGATGTCATCGTTCGAATCACCGCAACCGGGATTTGCGGTTCAGATCTTCATTTATATAAAAACGGAATCCCCGCCGATCCGGGTTATATCGTCGGACATGAGCCGATGGGAATCGTTGAAGAAACGGGCAGTCAAGTCAAAAGGCTGAAAAAAGGCGACCGCGTCGTGATCCCTTTTAACATCGGCTGCGGTGAATGTCATTATTGCAAGCACCAGATGGAAAGCCAGTGTGATGAATCAAACCCAAACCCTCATACAGATGCCGGCGGCTTATTCGGTTTCTCGGAGTTTAACGGTAATTATCCCGGCGGGCAGGCTGAATATTTGCGTGTTCCTTTTGCTGATTTCTCTTCTTTTCTGGTTCCGGCAGACAGCGGGCTTGAAGATGAGCAGGTGCTGCTTCTGTCAGATGTCATGCCGACCGCCTTTTGGAGCGTCCAGCACAGCGGAGTGAAAAAAGGAGACACAGTCGTTATTCTGGGGTCCGGGCCGATCGGTTTAATGGCGCAAAAATTCGCTTGGAAAAAAGGAGCAAAACGGGTCATCGCAGTCGATCAAGTCCCGCAGCGTCTTGAACATGCGCGACGCACAAACGGAGCAGAGACCTTCAATTTTTCAGAACATGATGAGATCGGAAAACTGCTGCATGAGCAAACGTCAGGGGGCGCGGATGTTGTGATTGATTGTGTCGGAATGGACGGTACGCCGCTTTCAAAAGAAAAAGCAGAGCAAAAGCCGAATCAGTTCGGAACCATCAGTCCGATTCTTACAGCGTCAGAAGCCGTTAAGAAGTTCGGAACAGTTCAGCTCACAGGCGCATATATTTCTGAAGCGGACGGTTTTCCGCTCGGTGATTTTTTCACCCGCAACGTCTCTTTAAAAATGGGGCAGGCACCCGTTATCCATCTGATGCCGATGCTGTATCAAATGGTCGAACAAAATGAAATTGATCCGACGGATATCATTACGCATAAAATGAGTCTTGCGGAAGCCCCTGCTGCATATGATATATTTGACAAAAAAGAAGATGGCAATATTAAAGTGATTTTGAAGCCATAG
- a CDS encoding RDD family protein yields MNIYRPAGFWIRLGALVLDYLITSVPLAIIFMLATGKDPNDSTMISIILTLYSLLLPVYWNGYVIGKKICGIRIVKKDGTQVGFLTMILRVLVGALIYGVTFGIGVIVSAFMVGMREDKRSIHDFVAGTYVTYALPDESIEKSE; encoded by the coding sequence ATGAATATTTACAGACCGGCAGGATTTTGGATCAGATTGGGAGCCTTAGTACTCGACTATTTAATTACTTCAGTGCCTCTGGCGATTATTTTTATGCTGGCAACAGGAAAAGATCCGAATGATAGCACAATGATCAGCATCATTTTGACTCTTTATTCTCTTTTGCTCCCAGTTTACTGGAACGGTTACGTTATCGGCAAAAAGATTTGCGGTATCCGCATTGTCAAAAAAGACGGCACTCAGGTAGGCTTTCTTACTATGATTTTAAGAGTGCTTGTGGGCGCTTTAATATATGGCGTGACGTTTGGAATCGGTGTGATCGTGAGCGCCTTCATGGTCGGAATGAGAGAAGACAAACGGTCAATCCACGATTTTGTAGCAGGAACGTATGTCACATACGCGCTGCCGGATGAATCGATTGAAAAGAGCGAATAA
- a CDS encoding YckD family protein: MKKAALSLAAFFITAMVFTMPAHAAETKMPSTMSLTQQQKKEIESLEKEILEKRKHVISKYVEYGVLPKEKAEHIKQHMDRHFNMMKQNGFIPKPPPHKLEKRHHHS, from the coding sequence ATGAAAAAAGCTGCGTTATCATTGGCTGCGTTTTTCATTACGGCAATGGTTTTCACAATGCCGGCACACGCCGCTGAAACGAAAATGCCTTCAACAATGTCACTTACGCAACAGCAGAAAAAAGAAATTGAATCACTTGAAAAAGAAATACTCGAAAAACGCAAACATGTCATTTCCAAATATGTTGAGTACGGCGTCCTGCCGAAAGAAAAAGCAGAGCATATTAAACAGCATATGGACAGGCACTTTAATATGATGAAACAAAACGGCTTTATTCCAAAGCCTCCCCCTCATAAACTGGAAAAACGGCATCATCATTCTTAA
- a CDS encoding glycoside hydrolase family 1 protein, whose product MIHEKPGLFPDTFLWGSASAAYQVEGAWNTDGKGPSVWDFFTKIPGKTFKGSNGDTAVGHYERYKEDIALMAEMGLKAYRFSVSWPRIFPKGRGEINEAGIAFYENLIDELISNNIEPVLTLYHWDLPQALMDEYGGFESRKIIDDFNNYCVALYKRFAGKVKYWVTLNEQNYNFHNGFITASHPPGVKDRKRFYEANHIAFLANAKAIESFRKYVPDGLIGPSFAYSPAYPLTSHPEDITAFENAEEFMNHWWLDMYCWGTYPQIPFSYLKEKGWAPAIEAGDMELLAKGKPDFIGVNYYQTITYERNPLDGVSEGKMNTTGQKGTNQDTGIPGLFKTKKNPDLVTSNWDWTIDPTGLRIGLRRITSRYQLPVFVTENGLGEFDKIEEDGSIQDDYRIDYLRSHLEQCREAISDGVNLIGYCSWSFTDLLSWLNGYQKRYGFVYINRDEEDEKDLKRIRKKSFYWYQNVIETNGKSL is encoded by the coding sequence ATGATACATGAAAAACCGGGTCTTTTCCCTGATACATTTCTATGGGGGTCAGCTTCAGCTGCCTATCAGGTTGAAGGAGCCTGGAATACAGACGGTAAAGGCCCTTCAGTATGGGACTTTTTCACAAAAATACCGGGTAAAACATTTAAAGGCTCAAACGGTGATACAGCAGTCGGCCATTATGAACGTTATAAAGAAGATATCGCCTTGATGGCAGAGATGGGTTTGAAAGCTTATCGCTTTTCTGTCAGCTGGCCGAGAATTTTTCCGAAAGGCAGAGGGGAAATCAACGAAGCAGGGATCGCATTTTATGAAAACTTGATCGATGAATTGATTTCTAACAATATTGAGCCGGTGCTGACTCTCTATCATTGGGACTTGCCTCAGGCGCTGATGGATGAGTACGGCGGATTTGAATCAAGGAAAATAATTGATGATTTTAATAATTACTGCGTTGCGTTATACAAAAGATTCGCCGGAAAGGTGAAGTACTGGGTCACGTTAAATGAGCAGAATTATAATTTTCATAACGGATTCATTACAGCTTCACATCCACCCGGTGTAAAGGACAGAAAACGATTTTATGAAGCGAATCATATCGCATTTTTAGCTAATGCCAAAGCAATTGAATCCTTCAGAAAATATGTTCCTGACGGCTTGATCGGCCCGAGCTTCGCATATTCACCGGCTTATCCGCTGACAAGTCACCCTGAAGACATAACTGCATTTGAAAACGCAGAGGAATTTATGAATCATTGGTGGCTTGATATGTACTGCTGGGGGACTTATCCGCAAATTCCTTTCAGCTATTTAAAGGAAAAGGGCTGGGCGCCTGCCATTGAAGCCGGCGATATGGAGCTGCTGGCAAAAGGCAAGCCGGATTTCATCGGTGTTAATTATTATCAGACGATTACGTATGAAAGAAATCCTCTTGATGGTGTATCGGAGGGGAAAATGAACACGACGGGGCAGAAAGGGACAAACCAGGACACAGGTATACCGGGACTGTTTAAAACGAAAAAGAATCCTGATCTTGTGACGAGCAATTGGGATTGGACGATTGACCCGACAGGCCTGCGCATCGGCCTCCGGCGTATAACGAGTAGGTATCAGCTTCCGGTTTTTGTTACAGAAAACGGGCTGGGGGAATTCGATAAAATAGAAGAAGACGGCTCGATTCAGGATGACTACAGAATCGACTATTTACGCTCCCATCTTGAACAGTGCAGAGAGGCCATCAGTGACGGAGTTAATCTCATCGGCTACTGCAGCTGGTCATTTACGGATCTGTTAAGCTGGCTGAACGGCTATCAAAAGCGCTACGGCTTTGTATATATCAATCGTGATGAAGAAGACGAAAAGGATCTGAAACGGATCAGGAAAAAAAGTTTTTATTGGTATCAGAATGTAATTGAAACAAACGGTAAGAGTTTATAA